The following are encoded in a window of Balaenoptera ricei isolate mBalRic1 chromosome 1, mBalRic1.hap2, whole genome shotgun sequence genomic DNA:
- the LOC132361069 gene encoding LOW QUALITY PROTEIN: lysophosphatidylcholine acyltransferase 2B-like (The sequence of the model RefSeq protein was modified relative to this genomic sequence to represent the inferred CDS: inserted 3 bases in 2 codons; deleted 3 bases in 2 codons; substituted 1 base at 1 genomic stop codon), whose protein sequence is MDPTSDSEAAVLESALSQDTSKSLYPPAVDNPCTQQMHISAWRWAYIVLVGAVLVPVRVSCMAVLFIFLWPVAALSTIGSRARPTKPARSWRRRLVQPTLKFLFQVTFFFAGFLVKGKGKKATRDEARIFVAAPHSSFFDAVACIVAGFPSVVSVSQYVRIPXAGKFLLSTQPVLVTXDDPNSRKNTREEILRRVTSDRKWPQILIFLEGVCTNRSCLVTFKLAAFAPGVPVQPVLFRYPNTLDTVTWTWQGFTGFQTCILTLSQLFTRVKVEFMPVYIPNDREKKDPVLFADTVRIIMANALGVPVTDHTYEDCRLMISAGNLQLPMEAGLVEFTKLSQKLKLDWDNIHQCLDEYAAIAVASKGGKIGITELANYLKLPISEPLRQLFALFDRNNDGSIDFREYVIGLTVLCNPANTEKILQMSFKLFDLDNDGFITKQELAAILRAAFGVPKLDASRLFREIAGQNSXYISYRTFKSFALKHPEYANLFSSYLDLQAAYIYSLPQQAPMKTEASAYCCVPPSLSMDFQHHLL, encoded by the exons ATGGAT CCCACCTCGGACTCCGAGGCTGCGGTGTTGGAATCCGCCCTCAGCCAAGACACAAGCAAGTCCCTGTACCCGCCGGCAGTGGACAACCCCTGCACGCAGCAGATGCACATCAGCGCGTGGCGCTGGGCCTACATCGTCCTCGTGGGGGCTGTGCTGGTGCCGGTGCGGGTGTCCTGCATGGCCGTCCTCTTCATCTTCCTCTGG CCCGTGGCTGCGCTTTCCACCATAGGCAGTCGTGCTCGACCAACCAAGCCCGCCAGGAGTTGGAGAAGAAGACTGGTGCAACCAACCCTCAAGTTCTTGTttcaggtgactttttttttt gcagggtTCCTGgttaaagggaaagggaaaaaggcaACCCGAGACGAGGCCCGCATCTTCGTTGCAGCACCGCACTCCAGTTTCTTTGACGCAGTCGCCTGTATCGTGGCAGGGTTCCCCTCGGTGGTCTCCGTGAGTCAATATGTGCGTATCC TGGCTGGGAAATTCTTACTGTCAACGCAGCCGGTGCTTGTGACCTGAGATGACCCCAATTCGAGGAAGAATACCCGGGAGGAAATCCTGAGGAGAGTGACATCTGATAGGAAGTGGCCACAGATCCTGATTTTCCTGGAAGGAGTGTGTACCAACCGCAGCTGTCTGGTCACCTTTAAACTAGCGGCCTTCGCTCCAGGTGTTCCTGTGCAGCCGGTGCTGTTCAGGTACCCAAACACCCTGGACACCGTGACCTGGACCTGGCAGGGGTTTACAGGCTTCCAGACCTGTATATTGACCCTGAGTCAACTCTTCACCAGGGTAAAAGTTGAGTTTATGCCTGTTTATATCCCAAATGACCGAGAAAAGAAAGACCCAGTCCTTTTTGCCGATACAGTGAGGATCATCATGGCCAATGCTCTTGGGGTGCCTGTGACAGATCACACTTATGAAGATTGCAGACTGATGATTTCTGCAGGTAACCTTCAACTACCCATGGAAGCCGGTTTGGTTGAATTTACAAAACTTAGCCAGAAATTAAAGTTAGATTGGGATAATATTCATCAGTGTTTGGATGAATATGCTGCAATTGCAGTTGCCTCAAAAGGAGGGAAGATAGGAATTACAGAGTTGGCGAATTATTTGAAACTCCCAATTTCAGAGCCCTTGAGACAACTTTTTGCCCTCTTTGACAGGAATAATGATGGCAGCATAGACTTCAGAGAGTATGTGATAGGTCTGACTGTCCTATGCAATCCTGCCAACACTGAAAAGATTCTGCAAATGTCATTTAAGCTTTTTGATCTTGATAATGATGGTTTCATAACCAAACAGGAGTTAGCTGCTATACTTCGGGCAGCTTTTGGAGTGCCAAAGCTTGATGCTTCCAGACTCTTTCGGGAGATAGCTGGACAGAACTC GTACATTTCATACAGGACCTTTAAGAGCTTTGCCCTGAAGCATCCAGAATATGCCAATTTATTTAGTTCATACCTAGACCTCCAGGCAGCCTATATATATTCATTACCACAACAA GCACCCATGAAAACTGAGGCTTCTGCTTACTGTTGTGTACCTCCTTCACTATCCATGGACTTCCAGCATCATTTGCTGTAA